The proteins below are encoded in one region of Belonocnema kinseyi isolate 2016_QV_RU_SX_M_011 chromosome 5, B_treatae_v1, whole genome shotgun sequence:
- the LOC117173699 gene encoding uncharacterized mitochondrial protein AtMg00810-like, which translates to MFIHQTEYARKIVEKFGIADAKPVSVPADMNAILCPADEDDVYEGMPYREVVGLLMFFTVVSRPDIAFAINSVSKFFNKHNFAHSKVVKRIFAYLIGVNDLGLLYRTRGNEQELVGSSDADYASAVPKSGYLQGSNA; encoded by the coding sequence atgtttatacATCAAACCGAGTATGCCAGGAAAATCGTGGAGAAATTCGGAATAGCTGATGCAAAGCCGGTGAGTGTGCCGGCAGATATGAACGCGATTTTGTGTCCCGCAGATGAGGATGATGTCTATGAGGGTATGCCATATCGAGAGGTCGTAGGTTTGCTAATGTTTTTCACCGTGGTATCTCGTCCAGACATTGCGTTCGCCATCAACTCGGTTTCGAAGTtctttaataaacataattttgcGCACTCTAAAGTAGTCAAACGCATATTCGCGTATCTCATCGGAGTCAACGATCTAGGTTTGTTGTATAGAACCAGAGGAAACGAGCAAGAACTTGTAGGTTCCAGCGATGCCGACTACGCCAGCGCTGTACCAAAGAGCGGATATCTTCAGGGAAGCAATGCCTaa